Sequence from the Streptosporangium brasiliense genome:
CAGGCCGGTGTGCGTGCTGCTCGCCTGGGCTTGCTTGACTGACCCGGCCCCCGGTGGTGCAGGGCTGGTCCGGCTGGTGAGGTGCGACCCGCCGGCGCGCTGAGGACACCAGTACCGATCGAGGTTTTCCCCGGCCCGGTGGTCAGAACGGTGACGTCATCCGTTTCATGGAGCGGGAGAGATCCGGATAGCCCTGGAGCAGCGCGGGGGAGTGGGCCATGGTCGCGACCATGTCGCCGACGCCGCCGTGCCTTTCGATGATGTCGGTCAGCAGCTCGCGAGACTTGTCCGGCGCGTCGGCGGGCTGCAGGGGATTCAAACGTCGCATGTCGACCTCCTGGCGATGTACTATACCCCCCTACCGTATAGGAGTGTGCGAGATGAGACCGGAGCAGCGGCTGGCGGGGCATCTGTCCCATTGGCTGGGCCGGTGGCCCGCCGGGAGTGGCCTTGATGTCGTCGGCTCCCGCGGACGCGTCCGCCCGGCCTGGGACGGCCGGATCCATCCGGCCCTCGGTGTCGCGAGCCCGACGAGCGGCGTGCTGTCGGTCCCGCCGGAGCTGGTCGAAAGCGTGGCGGAGCAGTACCGCCTCGGAGTTGACGGGATCGCCGCCCTGGTCGGCCGCCCTGGGCACGGCTGGTTCACCGCGGTCTTCCGCTGGAGCGTGACCCCGGCGCCATTCCCCGACGCGGGGGAGTGGCTGCCCGCCCGGGCGCCGGGCGTGCCCGAATGGCTGTGGCCCTTCGGCGGCGAGGTGCTGGTCGCGGTGGATCCGGACACCGGCGAGCACCTGGCCGGAGTGGGGATCAAGCGGCATGACGGGTACGGGCACGAGCTGGCCGTCGTGACCGCGCCCGCCGCGCGTGGCCGTGGCCTGGCTCGCCAGTTGGTCGCCCAGGCGGCGCGGCGGGTGCTGGACGAGGGGGCGGTACCCACGTACATGCATGATCCGGGCAACCTCGCCTCCGCGGCCGTCGCGGCGGCGGCGGGCTTCCCGGACCTGGGGTGGACCGCATTCGGCGTGACCGAGAATCCGGTCCGCTGAGGCGGCTCCACACTCGTGCCGTCCGGCCGTCGCGGTGCGTACGCTGCGGGTGCATCCGCCTGAGGGGCATACAACGGCGCCGGCTCAGGGGGCTGCCTCGGCTGAGCTCTCCCGCCGAGCCGGCTTCCCTGATCACATGCCCCACCGGACGACTGCGGAAAGCGCCGCACGGTCCCGGCCCGGACCGGCCTCCGGCGGAGCGCCGCTCATCCGCGGGCCCGCTCGACGATCGCCTCCAGATGCCGCTGGTGGGCGCCCCGCCAGTACAGGTGGCCGCAGGAGCGGCAGCGGGCGAAGGTGTCGTAGGTGCGGCGGGTGGCCGGTTCGAGAAGGTGCTCCACGTCCTGCTTGGCGACCGGCGCGAGCAGCCCGTTGCAGGCCGTGCACCGTGTCCACGGGGACAAGGCGGGCGCGAACCGGTCCAGGACGTCGGCGAGCTGGTCGTCGGGCCGGACTCCGCGCACGTACGCCCCTGACCACAGCGCCCTGCGGCGCAGCAGGCCGCGGTCCCGGGTCAGCAGCACCCGGCGCTCCGCGTTCGCCTGGGCGATCAGCTCGTCGTCGTCGCGGTCGTTGCCGTAGGCCGCGTCGACGCCCAGCAGCCGCAGCCGCCGCGCGAGCGTGCCCAGGTGGACGTCCAGCACGAACCCGGCGGAGTCGACCCGCTGCGGCCTCCGCACCGGCAGGACGTCCACGGTGTCGCCGTCATCCGGCCGGTGGGACGGCGCCCTCCGCCGCCCGCCGAGCACCAGCCCCCCGACCTCGGTGAGCGGCACGCCGGCCGACTCGACCAGGTGACCCAGCGAGGAGGTGCCGTCATGGGGCACGCGCACCTGCCCGCCCCGCCGGTCCGGGGCGAGGAACATCCGCAGCTCGTCGGCGAAACGCAGGCAGACCACCCATCAAGCATCCCGCACGCCGCGTCGCGCCGGTGTCGGGTACCTGCGCCGGGCGGGCCCGATCCGGCGGCCAGGCACGGACGGGGCGCCGGACCACCCGGGCCGGAGCCCGCGCGGAAGGAGCGCGGAAGAAGGAGGAAACGGGAGGAAGAGGAAGCGGGAGGAAGAGGAAGTGAAGGGGGAAGGAGTGCGGAAGGTCCCGGGC
This genomic interval carries:
- a CDS encoding GNAT family N-acetyltransferase; the encoded protein is MRPEQRLAGHLSHWLGRWPAGSGLDVVGSRGRVRPAWDGRIHPALGVASPTSGVLSVPPELVESVAEQYRLGVDGIAALVGRPGHGWFTAVFRWSVTPAPFPDAGEWLPARAPGVPEWLWPFGGEVLVAVDPDTGEHLAGVGIKRHDGYGHELAVVTAPAARGRGLARQLVAQAARRVLDEGAVPTYMHDPGNLASAAVAAAAGFPDLGWTAFGVTENPVR
- a CDS encoding Mut7-C RNAse domain-containing protein — its product is MVCLRFADELRMFLAPDRRGGQVRVPHDGTSSLGHLVESAGVPLTEVGGLVLGGRRRAPSHRPDDGDTVDVLPVRRPQRVDSAGFVLDVHLGTLARRLRLLGVDAAYGNDRDDDELIAQANAERRVLLTRDRGLLRRRALWSGAYVRGVRPDDQLADVLDRFAPALSPWTRCTACNGLLAPVAKQDVEHLLEPATRRTYDTFARCRSCGHLYWRGAHQRHLEAIVERARG